From the genome of Erythrobacter litoralis, one region includes:
- a CDS encoding ABC transporter permease, producing MISLAIAYLKDRPLTSALNVALLAISVALLVLLLQFGHQAGERLERDARGIDLVVGAKGSPLQLILSAVFHIDRPTGNIPLDSLDLLRRDPAVERAVPIALGDNFAGYRIVGTDDSFMALYGAELASGSTFDEPMEAVLGSEVARATGAGPGQAFVSSHGLADEQDAEQGHGHAPFETVGVLVPTGTVVDRLVLTPYESVWDVHGIAHGRPESEHAHDHESAAGDAGAPDQPGRRSALTMTSRAPEAELTALLVTYRNAAGALRIPALVNRQTAMQAAVPASETARLLDLLGASLEGVRVLGWLLAVTGGLAIFVALLNMVRSREGDLALLRVMGASRMQVFATVLLEGVVTAVLGAALGWFAAHCLIAAARANFATLGNLGLAAWHPLPEELLLVAAVLGLGALAALIPALRIYRVDAARILARS from the coding sequence ATGATCTCGCTCGCGATCGCCTATCTCAAGGACCGCCCGCTGACGAGCGCGCTCAACGTGGCCCTGCTCGCAATTTCGGTCGCGCTGCTCGTCCTGCTGCTGCAATTCGGCCACCAGGCGGGTGAGCGGCTCGAGCGCGATGCGCGCGGGATCGACCTCGTCGTTGGAGCCAAGGGGTCGCCGCTCCAGCTGATCCTGTCAGCCGTGTTCCATATCGACCGGCCGACCGGCAACATCCCGCTGGACAGCCTCGACTTGCTGCGCCGCGACCCGGCAGTGGAGCGCGCGGTCCCGATCGCGCTGGGCGACAATTTCGCAGGCTACCGGATCGTCGGGACGGACGACTCGTTCATGGCGCTTTACGGGGCAGAACTGGCCAGCGGCAGCACCTTCGATGAACCGATGGAAGCCGTCCTCGGATCGGAAGTCGCGCGGGCGACCGGAGCGGGGCCTGGACAGGCCTTCGTCTCCAGCCACGGCCTTGCCGACGAACAGGACGCGGAACAGGGCCACGGCCATGCCCCGTTCGAAACCGTCGGCGTGCTCGTCCCGACCGGCACGGTGGTCGATCGGCTCGTCCTGACGCCCTATGAAAGCGTATGGGACGTTCACGGCATCGCGCACGGCCGACCGGAGAGCGAACACGCGCACGATCATGAAAGCGCCGCAGGGGATGCCGGGGCACCGGACCAGCCGGGCAGGCGCAGCGCCCTCACCATGACTTCCCGCGCGCCGGAAGCCGAACTCACCGCGCTTCTCGTCACCTACCGCAACGCCGCGGGCGCGCTTCGCATTCCCGCGCTGGTCAACCGGCAGACCGCGATGCAGGCCGCCGTCCCGGCGAGCGAGACGGCCCGCCTGCTCGACCTGCTCGGCGCGAGCCTCGAAGGCGTGCGGGTGCTGGGCTGGCTGCTCGCGGTGACCGGCGGGCTCGCAATCTTCGTCGCGCTCCTCAACATGGTCCGCAGCCGCGAGGGCGACCTCGCCCTGCTGCGCGTCATGGGGGCGAGCCGGATGCAGGTCTTCGCCACGGTGCTTCTCGAAGGCGTGGTCACGGCTGTTCTCGGCGCGGCGCTCGGATGGTTCGCGGCGCATTGCCTCATCGCGGCGGCGCGGGCGAATTTCGCGACACTGGGCAACCTGGGGCTTGCCGCGTGGCACCCCCTGCCGGAGGAATTGCTGCTGGTGGCGGCGGTGCTGGGCCTCGGCGCGCTCGCAGCGCTGATTCCGGCGCTGCGCATCTACCGCGTGGATGCCGCGCGCATCCTCGCACGGAGCTGA
- a CDS encoding M16 family metallopeptidase translates to MSFGVSSASDSFVVTGGTTPRDLELQLQLAAALLTDPGYRPEGEERYARSVENYFASLDATPGRALGTAIGGILSDGDPRFTLQPQEAYLAKDFAQLLDVLADRFERGAIEVAIVGDIEEDEAIAAVAATLGALPRREASFRERTEARKRTFTRDRSPRVLTHAGEADQALVRLTWPTTDDSDHEEALRLAVLARAVRIALTDSLREELGEAYSPGASSSPSRTYEGYGTFQVQAALDVASVDIARAAIVGVVEDFRAGKIDADTIERAKRPLLEDYQNALKTLTGWMNLVRRVQSEPERIDRWLAVPERLGRIGAQEIAAAAERWLDPAGAVEILVLPRGD, encoded by the coding sequence GTGAGCTTCGGTGTGTCGTCGGCGAGCGACAGCTTCGTCGTCACCGGAGGGACGACGCCGCGCGATCTCGAACTGCAATTGCAGCTCGCCGCCGCGCTGCTGACCGATCCTGGCTACCGGCCCGAGGGCGAGGAGCGCTATGCCCGCTCGGTCGAGAACTATTTCGCCAGTCTCGACGCCACTCCGGGGCGTGCGCTGGGGACCGCGATCGGCGGAATCCTGTCGGACGGCGACCCGCGCTTCACGCTGCAGCCGCAGGAGGCCTATCTGGCGAAGGATTTCGCCCAGCTGCTCGATGTCCTCGCGGACCGGTTCGAACGCGGGGCGATCGAGGTCGCGATCGTCGGCGATATCGAGGAGGACGAGGCGATCGCAGCGGTCGCGGCGACGCTCGGCGCGCTGCCACGGCGCGAGGCGTCATTCCGCGAGCGGACCGAGGCGCGCAAGCGGACCTTCACCAGAGACCGGAGCCCGCGCGTGCTGACCCATGCGGGCGAGGCGGACCAGGCGCTCGTGCGCCTGACATGGCCGACCACCGACGATTCCGACCACGAGGAAGCGCTCCGCCTCGCGGTGCTCGCCCGCGCGGTTCGGATCGCGCTCACCGATAGCCTGCGCGAGGAACTGGGCGAGGCCTATTCGCCGGGCGCCAGCTCCTCACCCAGCCGGACCTATGAAGGTTACGGCACTTTCCAGGTCCAGGCCGCGCTAGATGTCGCATCGGTCGACATTGCGCGCGCGGCGATTGTCGGCGTGGTCGAGGATTTCCGAGCCGGAAAGATCGATGCCGACACGATCGAGCGGGCCAAGCGGCCGCTGCTCGAGGATTACCAGAACGCGCTCAAGACGCTGACCGGCTGGATGAACCTCGTGCGGCGCGTCCAGAGCGAGCCCGAGCGGATCGACCGCTGGCTTGCCGTGCCCGAACGGCTCGGGCGGATCGGCGCGCAGGAGATCGCGGCGGCGGCCGAGCGCTGGCTCGATCCGGCAGGCGCGGTCGAAATCCTCGTCCTGCCCAGGGGCGATTGA
- a CDS encoding ABC transporter ATP-binding protein produces MTTLCVRDVALSYDGRPVLEQVSFDLAPGSRTLLLGASGSGKSSLLNIVCGLQSPDRGEVKLGEEAIAPARSAAAADRVRQRHMGIIFQTLRLVSALSVRGNLLLAQKLQTGRRDPALVDSVLRELGIADRAHARPFALSQGEAQRAAIARALVVRPKLLIADEPTSALDRDNAHRVAGLLLDAAKASHASLLIATHDERLLPHFEKVLRIERGRIEEGRITA; encoded by the coding sequence ATGACCACCCTTTGCGTCCGCGATGTCGCCCTTTCCTATGACGGCCGACCGGTGCTGGAACAGGTGTCCTTCGACCTCGCACCGGGTTCGCGCACGCTGCTGCTCGGCGCGTCGGGGTCCGGCAAGTCGAGCCTTCTCAACATCGTCTGCGGCCTGCAATCGCCGGACCGGGGCGAGGTGAAACTGGGCGAAGAGGCGATCGCGCCTGCACGCTCCGCCGCCGCCGCGGACCGGGTTCGGCAGCGGCACATGGGGATCATCTTCCAGACCCTGCGCCTCGTCTCCGCGCTCAGCGTGCGCGGCAATCTGCTGCTCGCCCAGAAGCTTCAGACCGGAAGGCGCGACCCCGCCCTTGTCGACAGCGTGCTGCGCGAACTCGGCATTGCCGACCGCGCCCATGCCCGGCCCTTCGCGCTCAGCCAGGGCGAGGCGCAGCGGGCCGCGATCGCGCGCGCGCTGGTTGTGCGCCCGAAGCTGCTGATAGCGGACGAGCCGACCTCGGCGCTCGACCGCGACAATGCGCACAGGGTCGCAGGGCTGCTGCTCGATGCCGCCAAAGCCTCGCATGCGAGCCTTCTCATCGCGACCCATGACGAGCGGCTGCTGCCGCATTTCGAGAAGGTGCTGCGGATCGAGCGCGGCAGGATAGAGGAAGGGCGGATCACGGCATGA
- a CDS encoding AMP-binding protein, giving the protein MHGTGASCFACQRFRQGRSPAFELRESGLGLGDVLCCAPRGSFQAAIDFVACAIGGFVYLHLACDRFAALRRELAGEPVIGRAGIMLCDERGGTERHCDRLPASLAGLHSADEALLGLFLPASPHAERLHPFAGRAIESTLARLSCELSTPSGGARMTRVCTHHDAGFVVDLLLGLCNRQTIYLRAGNAESAAETVHEAIALEIDDLVLAPGMIEAIAQDGLQLEGTARTALARIRLHTGGEPLSSAQRDMAARLFGKVFVEPPLAALAV; this is encoded by the coding sequence GTGCACGGCACCGGCGCGTCATGCTTCGCTTGCCAAAGGTTTCGTCAGGGCCGTTCGCCCGCCTTCGAGCTGCGCGAAAGCGGCCTTGGCCTCGGCGACGTGCTGTGCTGCGCCCCGCGCGGGAGCTTTCAGGCGGCGATCGATTTCGTGGCCTGCGCCATAGGCGGCTTCGTCTATCTTCACCTCGCCTGCGATCGTTTCGCCGCTCTGCGCCGGGAACTGGCGGGCGAACCGGTCATCGGCCGGGCCGGTATCATGCTGTGCGACGAGCGCGGCGGCACCGAACGCCATTGCGACCGCCTCCCCGCAAGCCTCGCCGGGCTCCATTCGGCGGACGAGGCGCTGCTCGGATTGTTCCTGCCTGCTTCCCCGCATGCAGAAAGGCTTCATCCGTTCGCCGGTCGGGCCATCGAAAGCACCCTTGCGCGCCTCTCATGCGAACTTTCCACGCCCTCCGGCGGCGCGCGGATGACGCGGGTCTGCACGCACCACGATGCAGGCTTCGTGGTCGACCTGCTGCTCGGCCTGTGCAACCGCCAGACGATCTATCTGCGCGCGGGGAACGCGGAGAGCGCGGCAGAGACGGTGCACGAGGCGATCGCGCTCGAAATCGACGATCTCGTCCTTGCGCCCGGCATGATCGAAGCGATCGCGCAGGACGGTCTGCAGCTGGAGGGGACGGCACGGACAGCGCTGGCCCGGATCCGGCTGCACACGGGGGGCGAACCGCTTTCCAGCGCCCAGCGCGACATGGCCGCGCGCCTGTTCGGCAAGGTATTCGTCGAACCGCCGCTTGCTGCGCTCGCCGTGTGA
- a CDS encoding TonB-dependent receptor plug domain-containing protein, giving the protein MSQRIPFVRALWASTSLIAAAGIGFAAPAAAQDDETAQSSEGELPTIIVTANRREESLQDVAVSADILDEQRVNLIFSGAADTTALAGAAPGLNVESSNGRVAPRFYIRGLGNTDFDLAASQPVSVILDEIVLENVTLKSFPIFDVQRVEVLRGPQGTLFGRNTPAGIVKIETVKPGFEPDVQAGLSFGSLDTASLTGAVGGAIVEDKLAFRVSTQFQRPRRLDRQRLHRRGECARRVHRFRHSRPAAVDAGRTQRDPRPGQFPRSRRVIDLLSRERSVARQQRVEPEL; this is encoded by the coding sequence ATGTCACAGCGTATTCCTTTCGTGCGCGCCCTCTGGGCCTCCACCAGCCTTATCGCGGCCGCCGGCATCGGGTTTGCCGCGCCCGCAGCCGCGCAGGACGACGAGACCGCGCAGAGCTCCGAAGGCGAATTGCCGACGATCATCGTCACCGCCAACCGGCGCGAGGAAAGCCTGCAGGACGTGGCCGTCTCCGCCGACATCCTCGACGAACAGCGCGTCAATCTCATCTTCTCGGGCGCTGCCGACACGACCGCGCTTGCCGGCGCTGCGCCCGGCCTCAATGTTGAAAGCTCGAACGGGCGCGTCGCGCCGCGGTTCTACATTCGCGGGCTGGGCAACACCGATTTCGACCTTGCCGCCTCGCAGCCGGTTTCGGTGATCCTCGATGAAATCGTGCTCGAGAACGTGACGCTCAAGAGCTTCCCGATCTTCGATGTCCAGCGCGTCGAAGTGCTGCGCGGGCCGCAGGGCACGCTGTTCGGTCGCAACACGCCGGCGGGCATCGTCAAGATCGAAACCGTCAAGCCCGGGTTCGAGCCCGACGTCCAGGCCGGTCTCAGCTTCGGTTCGCTCGACACGGCTTCGCTGACCGGCGCGGTCGGCGGGGCGATCGTGGAGGACAAGCTGGCCTTCCGCGTCTCGACCCAGTTCCAGCGCCCGCGGCGACTGGATCGACAACGGCTTCACCGGCGAGGAGAATGCGCTCGGCGGGTTCACCGATTTCGCCATTCGCGGCCAGCTGCTGTGGACGCCGGACGAACGCAGCGAGATCCTCGCCCAGGTCAATTTCCGCGATCTCGACGGGTCATCGACCTTCTTTCGCGCGAACGTTCTGTCGCCCGGCAGCAACGAGTTGAACCAGAACTATGA
- a CDS encoding DUF1826 domain-containing protein: MRETGAAISTAAGILGAISDDDCNLAIWQRNLLIDWSALIEGSPRDIRFDASRADLAARFAAALASHGFGGRNLHRALCYDVALLAERFCAVMEIEELELRLEVVTTDSCRKFHADYVAARMITTYVGPGTQWLTRADAARVRAGKEPRAINRLEPGDVGIFKGKLATDHPAIHRSPPIASASGPRLLLVLNRTDRG; this comes from the coding sequence TTGCGCGAAACGGGCGCCGCGATATCCACCGCTGCCGGGATACTCGGCGCGATCAGCGACGATGACTGCAATCTCGCCATCTGGCAGCGCAACTTGTTGATCGACTGGAGCGCGCTGATCGAAGGGAGCCCCCGGGATATCCGCTTCGACGCCTCGCGCGCCGACCTTGCGGCGCGTTTCGCTGCGGCGCTCGCCAGCCATGGATTCGGGGGACGCAATCTTCATCGTGCGCTTTGCTATGATGTCGCGCTTCTGGCCGAACGCTTCTGCGCGGTCATGGAAATCGAGGAACTGGAATTGCGGCTCGAAGTCGTGACGACCGATTCCTGCCGCAAGTTCCATGCCGATTACGTCGCCGCGCGGATGATCACGACCTATGTCGGGCCGGGCACGCAATGGCTCACGCGCGCAGACGCCGCGCGCGTGCGCGCCGGCAAAGAACCGCGCGCGATCAACCGGCTCGAACCCGGCGATGTCGGCATCTTCAAGGGCAAGCTTGCGACCGATCATCCGGCGATCCACCGCTCTCCCCCGATCGCGAGCGCCAGCGGCCCTCGACTGCTTCTGGTGCTCAACCGCACGGATCGCGGCTGA
- a CDS encoding TonB-dependent receptor yields the protein MLAQVNFRDLDGSSTFFRANVLSPGSNELNQNYDRDTVFYDAGGGNPAEYNQFGATLNASYEYDFATLTSITSYWTSEGFSRGDIDGGNLVTGPGFIPFPSDTQDSIDLEQLTHEVRLASNGDGPLSWQVGGFIFDSDFDVTTVGFTFPPPVTVNHTNTAWAVFGQASYELTEALRVTAGLRYTDDEKDFFVRSGAPLQPVSVQDDNIDWDVSIFADVTDTTSVYARVANAFRAPTIQGRDVAFFAAPSVAQSENITSYEAGFKSEFADRKVRINGSAFYYTVEDPQFTAVGGAGNLVQLINANEGEAWGFEFDTAFQPTPNITLTLGLAYNDTQINDDSLAVGVCAQCTVLDPLNANGFALVDGNPFPNAPEWSGDFTARYGVPVGNSGEFFIFTDWIYLGETNFFLYESAEFNADSRIEGGLRIGYSGGDGQWEVALFARNITNEDNILGAVDFNNLTAFVNDPRVVGVSFGVDY from the coding sequence ATCCTCGCCCAGGTCAATTTCCGCGATCTCGACGGGTCATCGACCTTCTTTCGCGCGAACGTTCTGTCGCCCGGCAGCAACGAGTTGAACCAGAACTATGACCGCGACACTGTGTTCTACGATGCGGGCGGCGGCAATCCGGCCGAGTACAACCAGTTCGGCGCGACGCTCAATGCGTCCTACGAATACGATTTCGCCACCCTCACCTCGATCACCAGCTACTGGACCAGCGAAGGCTTCAGCCGCGGCGATATCGACGGGGGCAATCTCGTGACGGGGCCGGGCTTCATCCCGTTCCCCTCCGACACGCAGGATTCGATCGATCTCGAACAGCTGACCCACGAAGTGCGCCTCGCCTCGAACGGCGACGGGCCTCTGTCCTGGCAGGTCGGCGGGTTCATCTTCGACAGCGATTTCGACGTGACGACCGTCGGCTTCACCTTTCCGCCGCCCGTCACCGTCAATCACACCAACACCGCCTGGGCGGTCTTCGGGCAGGCGAGCTACGAACTGACGGAGGCGCTGCGCGTGACCGCAGGGCTGCGCTACACCGACGACGAGAAGGACTTCTTCGTGCGCTCGGGCGCGCCGCTCCAGCCGGTCAGCGTGCAGGACGACAACATCGACTGGGACGTCAGCATCTTCGCCGACGTGACCGACACGACCAGCGTCTATGCCCGCGTCGCCAATGCGTTTCGCGCGCCGACCATCCAGGGCCGCGACGTCGCCTTCTTCGCCGCGCCTTCGGTCGCGCAGTCGGAGAACATCACCAGCTACGAGGCGGGCTTCAAGAGCGAGTTCGCCGACCGCAAGGTGCGGATCAACGGTTCGGCCTTCTACTACACGGTCGAGGACCCGCAGTTCACCGCCGTCGGCGGGGCGGGCAATCTCGTCCAGCTGATCAATGCGAATGAAGGCGAGGCCTGGGGCTTTGAATTCGACACCGCGTTCCAGCCGACCCCGAACATCACGCTGACGCTAGGGCTCGCCTATAACGACACGCAGATCAACGACGACAGCCTTGCCGTGGGCGTGTGCGCGCAATGCACCGTGCTCGACCCGCTCAATGCGAACGGCTTTGCGCTGGTGGACGGCAATCCATTCCCTAACGCACCCGAATGGAGCGGCGATTTCACCGCGCGCTATGGCGTTCCGGTGGGCAATTCGGGCGAATTCTTCATCTTCACCGACTGGATCTATCTCGGCGAGACGAACTTCTTCCTCTACGAAAGCGCCGAATTCAACGCCGACAGCCGGATCGAGGGCGGCCTTCGCATCGGCTATTCGGGCGGCGACGGCCAGTGGGAAGTCGCCCTGTTCGCGCGCAACATCACAAATGAGGACAACATCCTCGGCGCGGTCGACTTCAACAACCTTACCGCTTTCGTGAACGATCCGCGGGTGGTTGGCGTTTCCTTCGGGGTCGATTACTAA
- a CDS encoding helix-turn-helix domain-containing protein: MPSPKSDSSPPISPSEREVLAMLAEGHTAKSIATELNLSVNAVNERLREARRKTGAASSRELARHLAAQENWDKETGVSSVAMPDAEPETPGAAIMARQQPRSLIIMFITVAASLSPSWACRMLLLRLRKFPNQ, encoded by the coding sequence ATGCCGTCGCCAAAATCAGATTCATCGCCCCCGATCAGCCCATCTGAGCGCGAAGTGCTGGCAATGTTGGCTGAGGGTCATACTGCGAAATCCATCGCGACGGAGCTCAACCTGTCAGTAAACGCAGTCAACGAAAGGCTGCGCGAGGCGCGCCGCAAAACGGGTGCCGCCAGCAGCCGCGAACTGGCCCGCCATCTGGCTGCACAAGAAAATTGGGACAAGGAAACTGGGGTTTCGAGCGTCGCGATGCCTGATGCAGAGCCGGAGACGCCTGGCGCAGCCATAATGGCTCGCCAACAACCAAGGAGTCTCATCATCATGTTCATCACTGTTGCTGCATCGCTCTCGCCGTCGTGGGCGTGCAGAATGCTTCTACTTCGACTCAGGAAATTTCCGAACCAGTAG
- a CDS encoding BLUF domain-containing protein, whose amino-acid sequence MSFQIETTEVNPPDWTSSLTYQSKATSRPTPGDLRELAWKARQRNRSLGVTGMLLYDKGRFFQTLEGPPKSLSVLWQSINEDRRHSHIEILSEHIVPAQLFGGWDLLSYHADEEPFHKVDKIKPQHGLTSQVPALMELVLNGDDLGINAFVASAAEQGWSGDAIITHLIEPTARALGDAWLSDDCSEVDLTIGLSMLQLAGHAVRHAPTPQSLRQRRYSIMLATAPGEPHALGTSLLADLFTDAGWHVDMAFPDSDQALANQLASQKPDALDIGLSDALPRQQKLKLLRQTVERSRFASPDHLTVVSVGGRLFADAAATAESVGADHARKNCFRLNYPDRRIDSAETTATSLTRENFRCAYADLMHVRYAMRGARLAAMGLVWSRAVTLNSLRLGRFPTAGPGSDRERLLVAFAERDDAPLLHEELAERSLEHDRSDGANAVALPPAKVALPPAKVDAKHDAVARAIVRLRQLKLQLSPSIASALAARRSSRVRPAMVFLKYSVASVGQSERIRSSDPELVKRKS is encoded by the coding sequence GTGTCATTTCAAATCGAAACCACAGAGGTCAATCCCCCCGACTGGACCAGTAGTCTGACTTATCAAAGCAAGGCTACCTCGAGACCGACGCCCGGCGATTTGCGCGAACTTGCCTGGAAAGCGCGGCAGCGTAACCGTAGCCTCGGCGTCACCGGCATGTTGCTTTACGACAAGGGGCGGTTCTTTCAGACACTCGAAGGTCCGCCAAAAAGTCTGAGCGTGCTGTGGCAGTCGATCAACGAGGATCGACGTCACAGCCATATCGAGATACTGAGCGAGCACATCGTTCCCGCCCAACTCTTTGGTGGCTGGGATTTGCTCAGCTATCATGCCGACGAGGAACCTTTTCACAAAGTCGATAAGATCAAGCCACAGCACGGGCTAACCTCGCAGGTGCCCGCTCTTATGGAACTGGTGCTCAACGGCGATGATCTTGGCATCAATGCCTTTGTCGCTTCTGCGGCCGAGCAAGGGTGGTCTGGCGATGCAATCATTACCCATCTAATCGAGCCAACCGCTCGGGCGCTCGGAGATGCTTGGCTGTCGGACGACTGTTCCGAAGTCGATCTGACGATTGGGCTGAGCATGCTCCAACTCGCTGGCCATGCCGTTAGGCACGCTCCAACCCCGCAATCGCTCAGGCAGCGACGATACAGCATCATGCTGGCGACGGCTCCTGGAGAGCCGCATGCGCTTGGTACCTCGCTCCTGGCGGACCTCTTCACGGATGCAGGTTGGCACGTTGACATGGCGTTTCCCGACAGCGACCAGGCGCTCGCCAACCAGCTCGCCTCACAAAAGCCAGACGCGCTTGATATCGGACTGTCTGATGCTCTGCCGCGCCAGCAGAAGCTCAAATTACTGCGCCAGACGGTTGAACGCAGCCGGTTTGCATCGCCCGATCACTTAACAGTCGTGTCGGTAGGAGGGCGACTATTCGCCGACGCAGCGGCCACCGCCGAGAGTGTGGGCGCAGATCACGCGCGAAAAAACTGCTTCCGGCTCAACTATCCGGATCGCCGAATTGATTCGGCAGAAACGACAGCTACCTCGTTAACGAGAGAGAATTTTCGCTGCGCGTACGCAGACCTTATGCATGTTCGATACGCTATGAGGGGTGCCCGCCTTGCGGCGATGGGTCTCGTATGGTCTCGCGCAGTAACTTTGAATAGTCTGAGACTGGGCCGTTTCCCGACTGCGGGTCCCGGATCAGATCGCGAGCGTCTCCTCGTCGCCTTCGCCGAGCGCGATGATGCGCCCCTCCTTCACGAAGAACTTGCCGAGCGAAGTCTCGAACATGATCGGTCGGACGGCGCGAACGCCGTCGCCCTCCCACCAGCGAAAGTCGCCCTCCCACCAGCGAAAGTAGATGCCAAGCATGACGCTGTCGCCCGCGCGATCGTGCGTTTGCGGCAATTGAAGCTCCAGCTTTCGCCGTCAATCGCGAGCGCGCTGGCCGCGAGGCGCTCAAGCCGCGTGAGGCCCGCCATGGTGTTCTTGAAATACAGCGTCGCTTCGGTCGGACAGAGCGAGAGGATCCGCTCCTCGGACCCTGAATTGGTGAAGCGGAAATCGTAG
- a CDS encoding DUF3299 domain-containing protein: MRALAGKRIKVAGWMMPLDAQRTQKRFVLLGYPPGCPFHFHAAPNQFVEVIASTPFPTDERKVFVVSGVLELTGYDESGIFYRLRDARPGLL; this comes from the coding sequence GTGCGCGCGCTGGCGGGCAAGCGGATCAAGGTCGCCGGCTGGATGATGCCGCTCGATGCTCAGCGGACCCAGAAGCGCTTCGTCCTGCTCGGCTATCCGCCCGGCTGCCCGTTCCATTTCCACGCGGCGCCCAACCAGTTCGTCGAGGTGATCGCGAGCACGCCCTTCCCTACCGACGAACGCAAGGTGTTTGTGGTCAGCGGAGTGCTCGAACTGACAGGATATGACGAAAGCGGAATCTTCTACCGCCTGCGCGATGCGAGGCCGGGCTTGTTGTGA
- a CDS encoding MerC domain-containing protein, whose product MKPAAPSPLFDRFGIALSGLCLVHCLALPVALALLPVLASSALGTLAQAEWFHAALLVPVVLVSGGVLGPRALVVRWLGPLLLFALGAMTGALFVAVQWQEQAMTAGGASLLILAHWLNLRERGRA is encoded by the coding sequence ATGAAACCCGCCGCCCCGAGCCCGCTGTTCGATCGCTTCGGCATCGCCCTTTCCGGGCTCTGCCTCGTCCATTGCCTTGCCCTCCCTGTCGCGCTCGCGCTCCTTCCTGTCCTCGCGTCGAGCGCATTGGGCACCCTGGCGCAGGCCGAGTGGTTCCATGCCGCACTGCTGGTGCCGGTCGTGCTGGTAAGCGGCGGCGTGCTCGGTCCGCGGGCGCTCGTCGTCCGGTGGCTAGGCCCGCTCCTCCTCTTTGCCCTTGGCGCCATGACGGGCGCGCTTTTCGTTGCGGTGCAGTGGCAGGAACAGGCGATGACCGCGGGCGGAGCCAGCCTTCTCATTCTCGCGCATTGGCTGAACCTGCGCGAACGCGGCCGGGCATGA
- the tenA gene encoding thiaminase II yields the protein MTSFTQTAWQANLPLFETTRDMPFNRELAEGVLPPEKFRHYIIQDAHYLEGFARSLAFVAAKGWDADHIVQFAKAAEVTIIVERELHADYFERFGVSPQDFASAELSQVCNHYVSYLQATCAQAPFEVGLAALLPCFWIYREVGRAIHESAATNNSYSAWIETYAGEDFSEAVDAVIATLDSVAARCSARSIERMHLAYRRSAQLEWMFWDSADRLESWPL from the coding sequence GTGACCAGCTTCACTCAGACTGCCTGGCAGGCCAATCTGCCGCTCTTCGAAACCACCCGCGACATGCCTTTTAACCGCGAGCTTGCCGAAGGCGTGCTACCGCCGGAGAAGTTTCGGCACTACATCATCCAGGATGCGCATTACCTCGAAGGCTTCGCGCGCAGCTTGGCGTTCGTAGCCGCGAAAGGCTGGGATGCGGATCATATCGTTCAGTTCGCCAAGGCAGCCGAAGTGACGATTATCGTCGAGCGCGAGCTGCATGCCGACTATTTCGAGCGGTTCGGCGTATCCCCGCAAGACTTTGCGTCCGCTGAGCTCAGCCAAGTCTGCAATCACTATGTGAGCTATCTTCAGGCAACCTGCGCGCAGGCGCCGTTCGAAGTGGGGCTAGCCGCGCTCCTACCTTGCTTCTGGATTTACCGCGAAGTGGGCAGAGCGATTCACGAAAGCGCCGCTACAAATAACTCCTACAGCGCCTGGATCGAAACCTATGCGGGCGAAGACTTCTCAGAAGCCGTCGATGCGGTCATTGCGACGCTCGACAGCGTGGCCGCCCGATGCTCTGCGCGCAGTATCGAGAGGATGCACCTGGCCTATCGCCGTTCAGCTCAGCTCGAATGGATGTTCTGGGACAGCGCAGACCGATTGGAGAGCTGGCCGCTTTGA